Proteins encoded together in one Variovorax paradoxus window:
- the thiD gene encoding bifunctional hydroxymethylpyrimidine kinase/phosphomethylpyrimidine kinase: MTIYLHPADNARNPGDLNDPSADAEEVAERDLNPPCVLVFNASDPSGAGGLGADALAMASVGAHMLPVVTGAYARDTAEIFDHFAFDEEAVAEQARAILEDVEVQLIKVGFVGSPDTLSTIAETASDYPDVPLVAYMPNLSWWDENLIEPYLDAFRELLLPQATVLVGNHSTLWRWLLPDWSGDRPPGARDIAKAAGEFGVPYTLVTGMVLPDQFIDNVLASPQSVLASEKYERLEAVFAGAGDTLSAALAALLASGTDLVAATTEALAYMDRCLDAGFRPGMGHVLPDRLFWAEPEDDDDEEDPDTPPDFALPPHDTRH; this comes from the coding sequence ATGACCATTTACTTACATCCAGCAGACAACGCCCGCAACCCGGGCGATCTTAACGACCCCTCGGCGGACGCCGAAGAGGTAGCCGAGCGCGACCTGAATCCGCCGTGCGTGCTGGTCTTCAACGCCAGCGATCCGAGCGGTGCCGGCGGCCTGGGCGCCGATGCCCTGGCAATGGCGTCGGTGGGCGCACACATGCTTCCCGTGGTCACAGGCGCCTACGCCCGGGACACGGCTGAGATATTCGACCATTTCGCCTTCGACGAAGAGGCCGTGGCCGAGCAGGCGCGCGCCATCCTCGAGGACGTGGAAGTCCAGCTGATCAAGGTAGGCTTTGTCGGCAGCCCGGACACCCTGAGCACCATTGCCGAGACCGCGTCCGACTACCCCGATGTGCCATTGGTGGCCTATATGCCCAACCTTTCCTGGTGGGACGAGAACCTGATCGAGCCCTACCTGGACGCTTTTAGAGAGTTACTTTTGCCGCAGGCCACAGTGTTGGTTGGAAACCACAGTACGCTGTGGCGGTGGCTGCTTCCCGACTGGAGCGGTGACCGCCCGCCCGGCGCACGCGACATCGCCAAGGCCGCCGGGGAGTTTGGCGTGCCCTACACACTGGTAACCGGCATGGTGCTGCCCGACCAGTTCATCGACAACGTGCTGGCCTCTCCGCAGTCAGTGCTCGCTAGCGAAAAGTACGAGCGGCTCGAAGCCGTTTTTGCTGGCGCCGGCGACACTCTTTCGGCCGCGCTGGCGGCCTTGCTCGCGAGCGGCACCGACCTGGTGGCCGCCACCACCGAAGCCTTGGCCTACATGGACCGCTGCCTCGATGCGGGCTTCAGGCCCGGCATGGGCCACGTGCTTCCCGACCGCCTGTTCTGGGCCGAGCCCGAAGACGACGATGACGAGGAAGACCCCGACACGCCACCCGACTTTGCCCTGCCCCCTCACGACACCAGACATTGA
- a CDS encoding rubredoxin produces the protein MNTKTWMCLICGWIYDEAVGVPEDGIAAGTAWADVPMNWTCPECGARKEDFEMVEI, from the coding sequence ATGAATACGAAAACTTGGATGTGCCTGATTTGTGGGTGGATCTATGACGAAGCGGTTGGTGTACCGGAAGACGGCATCGCAGCAGGCACGGCCTGGGCTGATGTTCCGATGAACTGGACCTGTCCTGAGTGCGGTGCGCGCAAGGAAGACTTCGAAATGGTTGAAATCTGA
- a CDS encoding response regulator → MGPNGSGYKVLVIDDSNTIRRSAEIFLKQGGHEVLLAEDGFDALSKINDHKPHLIFCDILMPRLDGYQTCAIIKRNAQFSNVPVVMLSSKDGVFDKARGRMVGSQDYLTKPFTKDQLLQAVQQFGIVQQEVQ, encoded by the coding sequence ATGGGGCCGAATGGATCAGGTTACAAGGTGCTTGTCATCGATGACAGCAATACGATCCGGCGCAGTGCCGAAATATTTCTGAAGCAGGGCGGTCACGAGGTTCTTCTGGCGGAAGACGGCTTTGACGCGCTCTCGAAAATCAATGACCACAAGCCGCATCTGATTTTCTGCGACATCCTGATGCCTCGCCTGGACGGTTACCAGACCTGCGCCATCATCAAGCGCAATGCTCAATTCTCCAATGTTCCGGTCGTGATGCTCTCCTCGAAAGACGGCGTCTTCGACAAGGCCCGCGGCCGCATGGTCGGATCGCAAGACTACCTGACCAAGCCTTTCACCAAAGACCAGCTGCTGCAGGCCGTGCAGCAGTTTGGCATTGTTCAACAGGAAGTGCAGTAA
- a CDS encoding response regulator — translation MPIRKILVVDDSKTELVFLSDLLRKNGFAVKTAENADDAMRRLEEEQPDLILMDVVMPGQNGFQLTRAIARDPKYGSIPIILCTSKNQETDRVWGMRQGARDYIVKPVNEADLMSKITALA, via the coding sequence ATGCCCATTCGAAAAATCCTCGTCGTAGACGACTCCAAGACGGAACTGGTGTTCCTGTCAGACCTGCTCCGCAAGAACGGCTTTGCCGTCAAGACCGCTGAAAACGCCGACGACGCCATGCGCCGTCTCGAAGAAGAGCAGCCCGACCTGATCCTCATGGACGTGGTGATGCCCGGCCAGAACGGCTTTCAGCTGACCCGCGCGATTGCCCGCGACCCGAAGTACGGCTCGATCCCGATCATTCTTTGCACCAGCAAGAACCAGGAAACCGACCGCGTCTGGGGCATGCGCCAGGGCGCGCGCGACTACATCGTGAAGCCGGTCAACGAGGCCGACCTGATGTCGAAGATCACCGCGCTCGCCTGA
- a CDS encoding chemotaxis protein CheW → MANRDALRAFQSRLASRLQAARTTGVAATWLAVEAGEGKFLFPLGHAGEIFPWTPPQPVPYSQPWFLGVANLRGGLYGVVQLSAFASGVPSGPAATEAARMQSRLVALNELLEVNCALLVDRLAGLRGAEAFTAAEPPSAEAPAWLGHLYTDAAGERWQEINLQALSQQPEFLSIGA, encoded by the coding sequence ATGGCCAATCGCGACGCTCTCCGAGCCTTCCAGTCCCGGCTTGCAAGCCGCCTGCAGGCTGCACGCACGACTGGCGTCGCCGCCACGTGGCTCGCGGTCGAGGCGGGGGAGGGCAAGTTCCTCTTTCCTCTCGGCCACGCGGGCGAAATATTCCCCTGGACGCCTCCGCAGCCCGTGCCCTACTCGCAGCCGTGGTTCCTGGGCGTTGCCAACCTGCGCGGCGGCCTTTATGGCGTGGTGCAGCTTTCGGCATTCGCCTCGGGCGTTCCGAGCGGACCGGCCGCCACCGAGGCGGCCCGCATGCAATCGCGGCTCGTTGCCCTCAACGAGCTGCTCGAAGTCAACTGCGCATTGCTGGTCGACCGACTGGCGGGGTTGCGCGGCGCCGAGGCCTTCACGGCCGCGGAGCCGCCAAGCGCAGAAGCACCTGCCTGGCTGGGGCATCTGTACACCGATGCGGCGGGTGAGCGCTGGCAGGAAATCAACCTGCAAGCGCTTTCGCAGCAACCCGAGTTTTTGAGTATTGGCGCCTAG
- a CDS encoding methyl-accepting chemotaxis protein, with product MSSIADKFKKLLPANSGNEKARVDGSGSTLSLDDVDTVQALDEKTVRLARKQGRSADEPTPTGFADGGALPPSEAANEAGAGALDAAQAAAAAKAGSRPARQQRILAIMLAVVVLLLLLVAGSAILRAERLAQQVAATGQSLMQSQRLAKSISQALVGSAPAFVEVKDSADDLTRRVQGLTNGDDALRLERVGNQYDEDMAKINPLVARADASAKVVLSQRQILTQVGAALRDINQQSSALLEMTETVASLKMQQNATLPEISAAGQLVMLTQRIGKSTNEFFTVEGVNPDAVFLLGKDLNTFQETTRGLLDGNAQQRFPGSKDPQTRQQLEAILKTYEQMRTQASAILGNLQGLVAAREAQASILTDSEPLRKSLGELQDKLSARTGLGAGTIVLLFVLSLAALALAGAIGFVQVREGRERAAIAERERLAAEQASDEAGRINNANQAAILRLMNELQTVAEGDLTQEATVTEDITGAIADSVNYTVEELRLLVGNVQNTATRVAQTTSQVESTSTELLAASTEQLREIRETGQSVLTMAERINGVSSQAQESATVARQSLQAASSGLQAVQNAIGGMNSIRDQIQETSKRIKRLGESSQEIGEITELISDITEQTNVLALNAAIQAASAGEAGRGFSVVAEEVQRLAERSADATRQISALVKAIQTDTQDAVGAMERSTQGVVEGAKLSDNAGTALTEIDRVSRRLAELIEQISQSASREADSANVVAANIQHIFAVTEQTGEGTRTTAQQVRELSQMAEELRRSVARFKIA from the coding sequence GTGAGCTCGATCGCCGACAAGTTCAAGAAATTACTGCCCGCGAACAGCGGCAACGAAAAGGCCCGCGTCGACGGCTCAGGTTCCACCTTGTCGCTCGACGATGTCGATACGGTGCAGGCACTGGACGAGAAGACCGTCCGCCTGGCCCGAAAACAAGGCCGCTCCGCCGACGAGCCCACGCCCACCGGCTTTGCCGATGGCGGCGCGCTGCCTCCCAGCGAAGCCGCCAATGAGGCCGGCGCGGGCGCGCTCGACGCGGCCCAGGCCGCCGCAGCCGCCAAGGCCGGCTCCAGGCCGGCGCGTCAGCAGCGGATCCTGGCCATCATGCTGGCCGTCGTGGTGTTGCTGCTGTTGCTGGTGGCCGGCTCCGCCATTCTTCGCGCCGAACGGCTCGCCCAGCAGGTGGCTGCCACCGGTCAGTCACTGATGCAATCGCAGCGTCTCGCAAAATCGATCTCGCAGGCTCTCGTGGGCAGCGCGCCCGCGTTCGTCGAAGTGAAGGACAGCGCCGACGACCTCACGCGCCGCGTGCAGGGCCTCACCAACGGCGACGATGCCTTGCGACTCGAGCGTGTGGGCAACCAGTACGACGAGGACATGGCCAAGATCAACCCGCTGGTCGCCCGTGCGGATGCCAGCGCCAAGGTCGTGCTGTCGCAGCGCCAGATCCTGACCCAGGTGGGTGCCGCCTTGCGCGACATCAACCAGCAATCGTCCGCGCTGCTCGAAATGACGGAAACCGTCGCTTCGCTGAAGATGCAGCAGAACGCCACGCTGCCTGAAATTTCGGCCGCCGGCCAGCTCGTGATGCTGACCCAGCGTATCGGCAAGTCGACCAACGAATTCTTCACGGTCGAGGGCGTGAACCCCGACGCCGTGTTCCTGCTCGGCAAAGACTTGAACACCTTCCAGGAAACCACCCGCGGCCTGCTCGACGGCAATGCGCAGCAGCGCTTCCCCGGCTCGAAAGACCCGCAGACCCGCCAGCAGCTCGAAGCCATCCTGAAGACCTACGAGCAGATGCGCACGCAGGCATCCGCCATTCTGGGCAACCTGCAGGGCCTGGTGGCCGCGCGCGAAGCGCAGGCTTCCATCCTGACCGACAGCGAGCCACTGCGTAAATCGCTCGGCGAGCTGCAGGACAAGCTGTCCGCACGCACGGGCCTCGGCGCCGGAACCATCGTGCTGCTGTTCGTGCTGTCGCTGGCTGCCCTGGCCCTGGCCGGCGCCATCGGTTTCGTGCAGGTGCGCGAAGGCCGCGAACGTGCCGCCATCGCTGAACGCGAGCGTCTTGCAGCCGAACAGGCCAGCGACGAAGCCGGCCGCATCAACAACGCCAACCAGGCCGCCATTCTTCGGCTGATGAACGAACTGCAGACGGTGGCCGAAGGCGACCTGACGCAGGAAGCAACCGTGACCGAGGACATTACCGGCGCTATTGCCGACTCGGTGAACTACACGGTGGAAGAACTGCGCCTGCTGGTGGGCAACGTGCAGAACACGGCAACCCGCGTGGCGCAGACGACGTCGCAGGTGGAAAGCACCTCGACCGAACTGCTCGCCGCCTCGACCGAACAGCTGCGCGAAATTCGCGAGACTGGTCAGTCAGTGCTGACAATGGCCGAGCGAATCAACGGCGTGTCCTCGCAAGCGCAAGAGTCGGCCACTGTGGCGCGCCAGTCGCTGCAAGCCGCATCGTCGGGCCTGCAGGCCGTGCAGAACGCCATCGGCGGTATGAACTCCATCCGCGACCAGATCCAGGAAACCTCCAAGCGGATCAAGCGCCTGGGCGAATCCTCGCAGGAGATCGGTGAAATCACCGAGCTGATCTCGGACATTACCGAACAGACGAACGTGCTGGCGCTGAACGCCGCCATTCAGGCCGCATCGGCCGGTGAAGCCGGTCGCGGCTTCTCGGTGGTGGCGGAAGAAGTGCAGCGGCTGGCTGAACGCTCCGCGGACGCCACGCGCCAGATTTCGGCGCTGGTGAAGGCCATTCAGACCGACACGCAAGACGCGGTGGGCGCCATGGAGCGTTCCACCCAGGGTGTGGTCGAAGGAGCCAAGCTGTCCGACAATGCCGGTACCGCACTGACGGAGATTGACCGCGTGTCGCGCCGCCTCGCAGAACTGATTGAGCAGATTTCGCAATCCGCCTCCCGCGAAGCCGATTCGGCCAACGTGGTGGCTGCCAACATCCAGCACATTTTTGCGGTAACCGAGCAGACCGGAGAAGGTACCCGTACCACCGCCCAGCAGGTGCGCGAGCTTTCGCAGATGGCGGAAGAACTGCGTCGCTCGGTGGCCCGTTTCAAAATTGCCTGA